One Campylobacter sp. MIT 12-8780 DNA window includes the following coding sequences:
- a CDS encoding YebC/PmpR family DNA-binding transcriptional regulator has translation MGRAFEYRRASKEARWDKMSKLFPKLAKAIQVAAKEGGLDPEMNPKLRSAIATAKASNMPKDNIDAAIKRASGKDGADIKNIHYEGKAPHGALIMVECMSDNPTRTVANVKAIFSKNGGELLQNGSLSFMFSRKAVFHLEPFKGDLEELELELIDFGLESLEQNEEELLIMGDYTAFGELSTTLENKGLVLKKAGLEYVPNSPLSFDENQLLDIEKLLDKLEDDDDVQAVYTNID, from the coding sequence ATGGGACGTGCGTTTGAGTATAGAAGGGCTTCAAAAGAGGCTCGTTGGGATAAGATGAGTAAGCTTTTTCCTAAACTTGCTAAGGCTATTCAAGTAGCCGCCAAAGAAGGTGGGCTAGATCCTGAGATGAATCCCAAGCTTCGCTCAGCCATCGCTACAGCAAAAGCTAGCAATATGCCAAAAGATAATATCGACGCAGCCATAAAGCGAGCCAGTGGCAAAGATGGAGCTGATATAAAAAATATCCATTATGAAGGCAAAGCCCCACACGGAGCTTTGATTATGGTTGAGTGTATGAGTGATAATCCCACACGCACAGTAGCAAATGTCAAGGCTATTTTTAGCAAAAATGGCGGAGAACTTCTACAAAATGGCTCTTTAAGCTTTATGTTTTCAAGAAAGGCAGTATTTCATCTTGAGCCTTTTAAAGGCGATTTAGAAGAACTTGAGCTAGAACTTATAGACTTTGGACTTGAAAGCTTAGAACAAAATGAAGAAGAACTTTTAATCATGGGCGATTATACCGCCTTTGGCGAGCTTAGCACCACTCTTGAAAATAAGGGTTTAGTGCTTAAAAAAGCTGGGCTTGAGTATGTGCCAAATTCGCCCCTAAGTTTTGATGAAAATCAGCTTTTAGATATAGAAAAACTGCTTGACAAGCTTGAAGATGATGATGATGTACAAGCTGTTTATACAAATATAGATTAA